The Streptomyces sp. B3I8 nucleotide sequence GGTCGCCGCGCACCTCGACCACGACGTGCCGCCGGGCGCCGAGACGCGGCGGCGGCTCGCGGCGGCGGGCGCGCGGGCGGTGCCGGACGGGACGACGTTGACGGTGGGCGTCTACGAGGACGTGCCCGACGTGCCTCGCCGCACGCTGGTGCTGGGGGGCGCCCGGTCGGGGAAGTCCGTGGAGGCGGAGCGGCGGCTGGAGTCCTTCCCCGACGTGCTGTACGTGGCGACGGGGGGCACGCGGGGCGGGGACACCGAGTGGGCGGCGCGGGTGGCCGCACACCGGGAGCGGCGGCCGGGGTCGTGGCGGACGGTGGAGACGTGCGACCTGGTGCCGCTGCTGGGCGAGAGCGGGCCGCCGGTGCTGATCGACTGTCTGTCGCTGTGGCTTACCGACGCGATGGACACGGTGTCCGCGTGGGACGACGCGGAGTGGGGCGGGGGTGGGGAGAAGGCGTTGCGGGCGCGGGTGGGGGAGCTCGCGGAGGCGGTGCGGGGGGCTCGGCGGACGGTGGTCGTCGTGTCCAACGAGGTGGGGTCCGGGATCGTGCCGGCGACGGTGTCGGGGCGGCGGTACCGGGATGAACTGGGGCGGTTGAACGCGGCGGTGGCGGCGGAGTGCGAGACGGTGCTGCTCGTCGTCGCCGGCCAGCCCCTGCCGTTGCGCGGCTGAGGAAGCGCTTGCCCCGCCCCCGCCGCCCGGGGGTCACTCCGGCTGCGCCGGGCGTTCGGGGAGGTCCGCTGCCAGGGACGCGGCGGCACGGACCAGGGGGAGGGCGAGGAGCGCCCCCGCACCCTCGCCCACCGTCACCCCCTGGTCCAGCAGCGGCTCCATCGCCATCCGGTCCAGCGCCTTAGCCTGCCCCGGCTCCCCGCTGCTCTGCCCCGCCAGCCACCAGTCCGGCGCCCGGAACGCGATCCGCTGCCCCACCAGCGCACACGCCGCCGACACCACCCCGTCCAGGATCACCGGCGTCTTGCGCACGGCGCACTGCAGCAGGAAGCCCGTCATCGCCGCGAGGTCCGCCCCGCCGACCGTCGCCAGCAACTGGAGCTGATCCCCCAGCACCGGCCGCGCCCGCCGCAGCGCGTCGCGGATCGCCGCGCACTTGCGCATCCACGCCAGGTCGTCGATGGCCTGCCCGCCCCGCCCGGTCACCACGGACGCGTCGGTCCCGCACAGCGCCGCGACGAGCACGGCCGCCGCGGTCGTCCCGCCGACACTGAGGTCGCCGAGGACGATCAGGTCCGTACCCGCGTCGGCCTCCTCGTCAGCCACCGCCATACCGGCCCGGAACGCCGCCTCGGCCTCCTCCGCGGTGAGCGCGTCCTCGATGTCGATGCGCCCGCTGCCCCGCCGCACCCGGTGCCGTACGACCTCGGCCGGCAGGGACTCGGGGTCGCAGTCCAGGGCCATGTCGATCACCCGTACGGGCACCCCGGCCCCGCGGGCGAGGACCGCCGCCGGGCCGGCCCCGTCCAGTACGTCGCGCACCAGCCGCTCGGCGGTGCCCGCGGGGCGCGCCGAGACCCCGAGCGCGGCGACGCCGTGGTCGCCCGCGAACAGCACCGCGCGCGGCCGCTCGATCGGCCGCACCGGTACCGCGGACTGCGCCGCGGCCAGCCATTCACCCAGCTCGTCCAGTCGGCCCAGGGCCCCGGGGGGCACGGTCCGGCTCTCCCGGTGCGCCTCGGCGTCGCGGCGCACCCCGCCGTCGGGGCGCTCGATCAGGTCGGTGAAGTCGTCGAGATTAAGCGAGCTCATTCGCCGAACAGTACCGGCAGCGGCAGAACCGGTCGGCGCCACATCCGTGCCGCGTCCGCGCCACGTCGGGACCACGTCGTTGCACCGGTGAGCGTGATCCCATACGTTCCGCTTTGCCCGCTTATTCCCCTGTCGGTCTGCCGCCTTCCTGGAGCCGCCCATGTCCCGCAGCACCTCGCAGGCGATCACCGCGCGGCGGACCGTGTGCCTGGGCGAACTCGCCCAGGGCGTCGAGCGGTTCCTCGGCCCGCGGCGCGAGACCTGCCCCTGGTGCGGTTCGGGGCGGCTGCGCACCCGGGTGCGCAGCCCCGACCTGCTGCGCCACCGGCCCGGCAGCTTCACCGTCGACGGCTGCCGGGACTGCGGGCACGCCTTCCAGAACCCCCCGCTGTCCGCCGAGGGGCTCGCCTTCCACCACCGCGACCTCCCCGAAAGCCCCCTGGAGGCCGGGGAGCCGGTGCCCCGGCCGGGGCTCGCGCGGGCGGTCCGGCGACGGCACCGGGCCGCCGCACGGTCGATGCTGGCGTACGGCGAACCGGAGAGCTGGCTCGACGTCGGCACCGGGTACGGGCACTTCCCGGCGGCGGCGCGGGAGTTCTTCCCGTACACCTCCTTCGACGGGCTGGACGCCACGGAACGCGTGGAGCGGGCGCGGGAGGCGGGCCGGGTGGAGGAGGCGCACCGCGGGCAGCTCACCGACCCGCACGTCGTCGCCCGGCTGCGAGGCCGCTACGACGTGGTGAGCATGCTGCACCACCTGCCGCGGGTGCCGGGGCCGCGCGCCGAACTGCGCGCCGCGCTCGCGGTACTGCGGCCCGGCGGCGTCCTGCTGCTCGAACTCCCCGATCCCGCCTGCCTGTTCGCACCGCTGCTGGGGCACTGGTGGGCCCCCTACGACCAGCCGCGGCAACTGCACCTGATGACGGTGCGGAACCTGACGGCGGAGCTGACGGCGCGCGGCTGCGAGGTCCTCGCGGTGGACCGGACGCGGCCGCACGCGCCCGGCGACCTGGCCGCGGCGCTGGCCCTGGCCGTGTCCCGGGCAGCCCCGGCGCCGGACACTCCGTGGCGGCCGGCCCCGCCGTCACCCCCGGCCCGCACGGTGCGCGAGGTGCTCCTCGGCATCGGGGCACCGCTGGTGGCGGCGGGCGCGGCCATCGACCACGCGCTGGCGCCCGCGCTGAGGCGCACACGCTTTGCGAACACTTACCGGATCGTGGCGCAACGCCCCCGGCGATCCTGACGTCTCGCAGGGGGAGCGGGCGAAGTACCGCGGGACGGTGCGGATATGATCCGGTTTCATGGCAGATGCCCGAGTCACAGTGGGACCCGATGACCGTCCGGCGCCCCCGCCCCTCCCGGTCCCACGGCCCGGCCGCCCGGTCCCCCGGCTCCGGTTCCGTCCCGTCTCCCGGCTGCGTACGGCCTGGGGGCGCGGGGGGCCGTGGCGCGGCACCTCGGAACGGCGGGCGGCGCTCGCCCGGCGGGCCGCCGCGTTCGCCGTCCGGTACGTGCGGATCGTCGCATGCGTCAATCTGCTCAGCGCCGTATGGGTCTCCCTCGGCCAGGACGTACGGCGGCACAACCACGCCGACCTGTTCACCCCGTACCTGCTGACCGCCGGTTTCGCCTCCGGGGTCTTCACCCTGTTCCTCGCCGTCACCCTGCGCCGCCGCAAGCGGGCCGCGTGGATCCTCAACCTGGCGCTCGCCGGTCCCTTCCTGGTGCTGCTCGGCCTCGCCATGACCCTGTCCGGGGCCCGCCGCTCCCCGCAGAACTGGGTCTCCCTGGTCCTCACCGCCGCGTTCGTCGGCGCACTGCTGGCCGGCCGCCGCGAGTTCTACGCCAAGGGGGACCGCGCCAACCCCCGGCTCGCCGCGGTCGTCGCGGCCGGCGGGCTGCTCGGCAGCTCGCTGCTGGCCGCGCTGCTGGTGACGGTCACCAACCAGGCGCCGGACGCGGACCGTTCGACCTTCCTCGAACGCTGGCACTACGGCACCCTGCGGCTGATCTCGGTCGCCGCCGACAACGCCCGGTTCCCCGGCGTCGCCACCCCGAACGGGGTCGACGTCGCGATCAACGTGCTCAGTACGGTGCTGCTGCTGGCCGTCGCGCACGCCGCGTTCCGGGCCCGCCGTGCCGTGGACCCGCTCACCGCCGAGGACGAGCAGCGGCTGCGCGCACTGCTGGAGCGGCACGGCGAGCGGGACTCGCTCGGGTACTTCGCGCTGCGCCGGGAGAAGAGCGTGGTGTGGTCGCCGACCGGGAAGGCGGCGGTGGCCTACCGCGTCGTCGGCGGGGTCTCGCTGGCCTCCGGCGATCCGCTCGGGGACCGCGGAGGCGTGGCCGGGCGCCATCGTGCCCTGGCTCGCCGAGGCCCGGGCGCACGGCTGGACCCCGGCGGTGATGGGCGCCGGCGAGGAGGCCGGCACGGTGTACGCGCGGCACGGCATGGACGCGCTCGAACTCGGCGACGAGGCGCTGGTGGAGACCGCCGAGTTCACGCTGGAGGGCCGCGCCATGCGTACCGTCCGCCAGGCGCACAACCGGGTGCGGCGGGCCGGCCACCGGGTGCGCGTCCGCCGCCACGAGGAGATCCCGGCCGACGAGATGGCGTACCTGCTGCGGCGCGCCGACGACTGGCGCGACGGCGCCACCGAGCGCGGTTTCAGCATGGCGCTCGGGCGGCTCGGCGATCCGGCGGACGGGCGGTGCGTGATGGTCGAGTGCGTCGACGCCGACGGGCGGCTGCGGGCGCTGCTGTCGTTCGTGCCGTGGGGGCCGTGCGGGCTCTCCCTGGATCTGATGCGGCGGGCGCGGGACTGCGACAACGGGCTGATCGAGTTCATGGTGATCGAGCTGCTGCGGGCCGCCCCGGGGCTGGGGATCAC carries:
- a CDS encoding bifunctional adenosylcobinamide kinase/adenosylcobinamide-phosphate guanylyltransferase — encoded protein: MELTLLGTGAPAGLPRPDCPCAACATSLGADARAATALLVDDTLLLDLTPGAAFAAARAGRSLGGVRQVLLSHPHDGPAVEVPAELPQPGRVPDGRELALLTGHRVRAVALDAPGTGYAVTGPDGTRLLYLPPGGAPAGLENGAGGEPYDMVVADVLGRPDALARLRAVGAAGPATDVVAAHLDHDVPPGAETRRRLAAAGARAVPDGTTLTVGVYEDVPDVPRRTLVLGGARSGKSVEAERRLESFPDVLYVATGGTRGGDTEWAARVAAHRERRPGSWRTVETCDLVPLLGESGPPVLIDCLSLWLTDAMDTVSAWDDAEWGGGGEKALRARVGELAEAVRGARRTVVVVSNEVGSGIVPATVSGRRYRDELGRLNAAVAAECETVLLVVAGQPLPLRG
- the cobT gene encoding nicotinate-nucleotide--dimethylbenzimidazole phosphoribosyltransferase, translating into MSSLNLDDFTDLIERPDGGVRRDAEAHRESRTVPPGALGRLDELGEWLAAAQSAVPVRPIERPRAVLFAGDHGVAALGVSARPAGTAERLVRDVLDGAGPAAVLARGAGVPVRVIDMALDCDPESLPAEVVRHRVRRGSGRIDIEDALTAEEAEAAFRAGMAVADEEADAGTDLIVLGDLSVGGTTAAAVLVAALCGTDASVVTGRGGQAIDDLAWMRKCAAIRDALRRARPVLGDQLQLLATVGGADLAAMTGFLLQCAVRKTPVILDGVVSAACALVGQRIAFRAPDWWLAGQSSGEPGQAKALDRMAMEPLLDQGVTVGEGAGALLALPLVRAAASLAADLPERPAQPE
- a CDS encoding methyltransferase domain-containing protein, which translates into the protein MSRSTSQAITARRTVCLGELAQGVERFLGPRRETCPWCGSGRLRTRVRSPDLLRHRPGSFTVDGCRDCGHAFQNPPLSAEGLAFHHRDLPESPLEAGEPVPRPGLARAVRRRHRAAARSMLAYGEPESWLDVGTGYGHFPAAAREFFPYTSFDGLDATERVERAREAGRVEEAHRGQLTDPHVVARLRGRYDVVSMLHHLPRVPGPRAELRAALAVLRPGGVLLLELPDPACLFAPLLGHWWAPYDQPRQLHLMTVRNLTAELTARGCEVLAVDRTRPHAPGDLAAALALAVSRAAPAPDTPWRPAPPSPPARTVREVLLGIGAPLVAAGAAIDHALAPALRRTRFANTYRIVAQRPRRS